A stretch of Castanea sativa cultivar Marrone di Chiusa Pesio chromosome 2, ASM4071231v1 DNA encodes these proteins:
- the LOC142626233 gene encoding glutathione hydrolase 1: protein MSTHFFLWPAVSFLFFILLRPTSSLNAVSGPTKRRHEVIVAHHGAVATDDRRCSRIGMEVLREGGHAVDASVASALCLGVVSPASSGIGGGAFMLLRLSRGKAQAFDMRETAPLKASENMYAGNAALKGKGALSIAVPGELAGFYKAWKQHGRLPWKRLVRPAERLAHLGFKISPYLHVQMVNTESGILANKGLRDIFTSNGSLLQAGDICYNEKLAHTLRKISKFGPVALYNGSIGFNLVRDIQKVGGILTMKDLQSYKVKLKEPISANILGLKLLAMPPPSGGPPMILMLNILSQYAIPLGVSGPLEFHREIEALKHVFAVRMNLGDPDFVDVSKVLADMLSPKFAEELKKQIKDNMTFDPSHYGGRWNQIRDYGTSHLSIIDRERNAVSMTATVNSYFGSQFLSPSTGIVLNNEMNDFSIPMSVSANLSPPAPANFIRPGKRPLSSMSPTIVLKDEQVQAVVGASGGGMIIAATAEVLLNHFARGMDPLSSVMAPRVYHQLIPNVVNYENWTTVSGDHFEVPADIRAALQKKGHILQSLSAGGAICQFIVQDVGTLKKNGGIGKLVAVSDPRKGGFPAGY from the exons ATGTCAA ctcatttttttttatggcctGCCGTTTCATTTCTCTTCTTCATACTGTTGCGTCCAACTTCAAGCCTTAATGCTGTCAGTGGTCCAACCAAACGTAGACATGAGGTAATTGTGGCACATCATGGTGCTGTTGCCACTGATGATCGTCGATGCTCCAGAATAGGGATGGAAGTTCTTCGGGAAGGAGGTCATGCTGTTGATGCATCAGTGGCTTCTGCTCTTTGCTTGGGGGTTGTAAGCCCAGCATCAAGTGGCATTGGTGGAGGAGCCTTCATGCTTCTCAGACTATCCCGTGGGAAGGCACAAGCCTTTGATATGAGAGAAACTGCCCCCTTGAAAGCTTCTGAG AATATGTATGCTGGCAATGCTGCTCTGAAAGGTAAAGGTGCCCTCTCCATAGCAGTTCCAGGGGAACTTGCAGGCTTTTACAAAGCTTGGAAACAACATGGAAGGCTTCCTTGGAAGAGGCTTGTGAGGCCAGCTGAGCGTCTTGCTCATTTGGGATTTAAGATATCACCATATCTCCATGTACAGATGGTCAATACAGAATCCGGGATCTTGGCCAATAAGGGACTCAGAGATATATTTACTTCAAATGGAAGTCTTTTGCAGGCAGGTGATATCTGCTACAATGAGAAACTAGCACATACACTAAGaaagatttcaaaatttggTCCAGTGGCCTTGTATAATGGCTCAATTGGATTCAATTTGGTTAGAGATATTCAGAAGGTTGGAGGCATACTGACAATGAAGGATTTGCAAAGTtataaagtaaaattgaaaGAACCAATATCTGCTAACATTTTAGGGCTTAAATTGCTTGCAATGCCTCCTCCTTCAGGGGGTCCTCCAATGATACTT ATGTTAAACATTCTTTCTCAATATGCCATCCCTTTGGGTGTTTCTGGCCCCCTTGAGTTCCATCGAGAAATTGAAGCTTTGAAACATGTATTTGCTGTGAGGATGAATCTTGGTGATCCTGACTTTGTTGATGTGTCAAAAGTTCTAGCTGATATGCTCTCTCCTAAGTTTGCTGaagaattaaagaaacaaataaaagacaatATGACATTTGATCCTAGTCATTATGGTGGCAG ATGGAATCAGATCCGTGATTATGGCACCAGTCATCTTTCTATCATAGATCGAGAGCGAAATGCTGTATCCATGACTGCTACTgtgaattcatattttggttCACAATTCCTGTCACCTAGTACAGGAATAGTCCTAAACAATGAAATGAATGATTTCTCGATCCCTATGAGTGTTTCCGCAAATCTTTCACCACCAGCACCAGCTAATTTTATCCGCCCGGGAAAAAGGCCATTATCTTCCATGTCACCTACTATTGTCTTAAAG GATGAGCAAGTGCAAGCCGTGGTAGGTGCTAGTGGGGGAGGCATGATCATTGCTGCAACTGCAGAGGTTCTCTTGAATCATTTTGCCAGGGGAATGGATCCACTCTCTTCTGTCATGGCACCAAGAGTCTATCACCAG CTGATACCTAATGTTGTAAACTATGAGAACTGGACAACTGTGAGTGGTGATCACTTTGAAGTTCCTGCTGATATCAGGGCAGCTCTTCAAAAGAAGGGGCATATCCTACAGAGCCTCTCTGCAGGAGGGGCCATTTGCCAGTTTATAGTTCAAGATGTAGGGACTTTGAAGAAAAATGGAGGCATTGGAAAGCTTGTGGCTGTGAGTGATCCAAGAAAAGGTGGGTTTCCTGCTGGTTATTGA